From the Lolium rigidum isolate FL_2022 chromosome 2, APGP_CSIRO_Lrig_0.1, whole genome shotgun sequence genome, one window contains:
- the LOC124693117 gene encoding beta-glucosidase BoGH3B-like — MVDDAQRLALSSRLAIPILYGIDAVHGHNNVLAATVFPHNVGLGASRDAELVRKIGEATALEVRATGIHWAFAPCVAVCRDPRWGRCYESYSEDPEIVSSLTTLVTGLQGQPPAGHPHGYPFLRSVRENVLACAKHFVGDGGTHKGINEGNTICSLEDLESIHMKPYIDCITQGVATVMASYSQWNGQPLHASRYLLTDVLKGKLGFQGFVVSDLEGIDRLSEPRGSDYRYCIAQAVNAGIDMVMIPFRFEKFLEDLLFLVESGEIPVSRIDDAVERILRVKFISGVFDQPFSDPSLLDVIGCKKHRQLAREAVRKSLVLLKNGKNQNEPFLPLAKNARRILVAGMHADNIGYQCGGWTMSWNGDSGKITRGTTILEAIQESAGVETEVVYEESPTEATIETREFSYAVVVVGEVPYAEGSGDRTDLSIPLNGSDLITRVACKVPTIVIVISGRPLVIEPQVLEKVDALVAAWLPGSEGMGITDCLFGDHDFVGKLPFTWSRSVDQLPVHVGDDNYDPLFHVGYGLNVQN; from the exons ATGGTCGACGACGCGCAGCGCCTTGCCCTCTCGTCGCGCCTCGCCATCCCCATCCTCTACGGCATCGACGCAGTCCATGGGCACAACAACGTCTTGGCTGCCACCGTCTTCCCCCACAACGTCGGCCTCGGAGCCTCGAGGGATGCGGAGCTTGTGCGCAAGATCGGCGAGGCCACGGCGCTCGAGGTCCGCGCCACAGGCATCCACTGGGCCTTCGCACCCTGCGTCGCC GTTTGTAGGGACCCGAGATGGGGGAGATGCTACGAGAGCTACAGCGAGGACCCAGAGATCGTGAGCTCCTTGACCACCCTTGTCACCGGACTGCAGGGTCAGCCACCAGCAGGCCACCCTCATGGTTACCCATTCCTCCGTTCCGTTAGGGAAAATGTTCTTGCTTGTGCCAAGCATTTCGTAGGGGATGGTGGCACTCACAAGGGGATCAATGAAGGGAACACCATTTGCTCCTTAGAAGATTTAGAAAGTATCCACATGAAACCCTACATTGATTGTATAACTCAAGGTGTGGCAACGGTCATGGCATCCTACTCTCAATGGAATGGCCAGCCATTACATGCCAGTCGCTATCTGCTTACAGACGTTCTAAAGGGCAAGTTGGGCTTCCAG GGTTTTGTGGTGTCAGACTTGGAGGGTATTGACAGGCTTAGCGAGCCTCGAGGGTCGGATTATCGCTACTGCATTGCACAAGCGGTTAATGCTGGAATAGATATG GTCATGATACCTTTCAGATTTGAGAAGTTCTTGGAAGATCTTCTGTTCTTGGTGGAGTCGGGGGAGATACCAGTATCACGGATTGATGATGCTGTTGAGCGGATTCTAAGGGTTAAGTTCATATCTGGGGTTTTTGACCAGCCATTTTCAGATCCATCTCTACTAGACGTAATTGGTTGCAAG AAGCATCGGCAGCTGGCACGTGAGGCTGTTCGAAAGTCTTTGGTTCTGCTGAAGAATGGTAAGAATCAGAATGAGCCATTCCTTCCGTTGGCCAAAAATGCAAGAAGAATACTTGTTGCCGGGATGCATGCTGACAATATTGGATATCAATGCGGTGGATGGACAATGTCTTGGAATGGAGACAGTGGAAAGATAACCCGTG GTACAACCATATTAGAGGCCATACAAGAATCTGCGGGAGTGGAAACTGAAGTTGTATATGAGGAATCCCCAACTGAAGCTACCATTGAAACAAGGGAATTTTCATACGCAGTTGTTGTAGTTGGTGAGGTTCCCTATGCTGAAGGGTCGGGGGATAGAACAGACCTTAGTATTCCACTCAACGGTTCTGATCTCATTACTCGTGTTGCTTGTAAAGTCCCTACCATAGTGATTGTTATATCGGGAAGACCCTTGGTTATCGAGCCACAAGTTCTTGAGAAGGTAGATGCTCTAGTTGCTGCCTGGCTACCTGGAAGTGAGGGCATGGGAATTACTGATTGCCTCTTTGGAGACCATGATTTTGTGGGCAAGTTACCATTCACTTGGTCTAGGTCTGTTGATCAACTGCCAGTACATGTTGGAGATGATAACTATGATCCATTATTCCATGTTGGATATGGGCTGAATGTTCAGAACTGA